One stretch of Tepiditoga spiralis DNA includes these proteins:
- a CDS encoding sigma-54-dependent transcriptional regulator — protein sequence MKNILIIEDDKNSAQILKQFLEKKEYNVNAFHNLKSLEKVDLNNYDLILLDMILPDGKGTEKIKDLINLNPYLKIIIMTGFGDVKDAVYSMKSGAFDFIKKPIDLKRLMFLIEKAYEEISLEKENKKLRYIVQESIKKDFVIGKSDIMKNIIYIVNKVTETDANLLITGETGVGKEVFTRYIQKFSQRKDKPFITINCAAIPKDLVESELFGYEKGAFTGADKFKLGKFELADKGTLFLDEIGELPLQMQSKLLRVLENGVFERVGGTKEIKTDVRIIAATNRNLEEEVKKGNFRMDLFYRLNIINIVIPPLRERKQDIPIFIEFFNKKYSQKYNKPEISFSKDSYNILNSYDWPGNIREVRNFMERIFIIFDTSKQIKKQEIESLLAKKLKAKNSKEELLKSDNFSLMKLEEIEKNVILKTLEIFSGNKTKTAKSLGISLRTLQYKLKKYENTLGEK from the coding sequence ATGAAAAATATTTTAATAATTGAAGATGATAAAAATAGTGCACAAATACTAAAACAATTTTTAGAAAAAAAGGAATATAATGTAAATGCCTTTCATAATTTAAAAAGTTTAGAAAAAGTAGATTTGAATAATTATGACTTAATATTATTAGATATGATACTTCCAGATGGTAAAGGAACAGAAAAAATAAAAGATTTAATAAACTTAAATCCCTATTTAAAAATTATAATTATGACTGGTTTTGGTGATGTAAAAGATGCAGTATACTCTATGAAAAGCGGAGCATTTGACTTTATAAAAAAACCAATTGATTTAAAAAGATTGATGTTCTTAATTGAAAAAGCTTATGAAGAAATTTCATTAGAAAAAGAAAATAAAAAATTAAGATACATTGTTCAAGAAAGTATAAAAAAAGATTTTGTTATTGGAAAGTCTGATATAATGAAAAATATTATTTATATAGTAAACAAAGTAACAGAAACTGATGCTAATTTGTTGATTACAGGTGAAACTGGTGTTGGAAAGGAAGTGTTTACAAGATATATTCAAAAGTTTAGCCAAAGAAAAGATAAACCATTCATCACTATTAATTGTGCTGCTATACCAAAGGATTTAGTTGAATCTGAATTATTTGGATATGAAAAGGGAGCTTTTACAGGAGCTGATAAATTTAAACTTGGTAAATTTGAACTTGCAGACAAAGGAACATTATTTTTAGATGAAATTGGTGAACTTCCACTTCAAATGCAAAGCAAATTATTAAGAGTTTTAGAAAATGGAGTATTTGAAAGAGTTGGCGGTACAAAAGAAATAAAAACAGATGTTAGAATAATTGCTGCAACAAACAGGAATTTAGAAGAAGAAGTAAAAAAAGGAAATTTTAGAATGGATTTATTTTATAGATTAAATATAATAAATATTGTTATTCCACCTTTAAGAGAAAGAAAACAAGATATACCTATATTCATTGAATTTTTTAATAAAAAATATTCTCAAAAGTATAATAAACCAGAAATTTCATTTTCTAAAGATTCATATAATATATTAAACTCATATGATTGGCCAGGAAATATTAGAGAGGTTAGAAACTTTATGGAAAGAATTTTTATAATTTTTGATACAAGTAAACAAATAAAAAAACAAGAAATTGAAAGTTTATTAGCAAAAAAATTAAAAGCAAAAAATTCTAAAGAAGAACTTTTAAAATCAGATAATTTTTCATTAATGAAATTAGAAGAAATTGAAAAAAATGTAATTTTAAAAACATTAGAAATATTTTCTGGAAACAAAACAAAAACAGCTAAATCATTAGGAATTAGTTTAAGAACATTACAGTATAAATTAAAAAAATATGAAAATACTTTAGGAGAAAAATAA
- a CDS encoding extracellular solute-binding protein, whose product MKKYIFILIIIISYSIIFSVNFLYMYQAGYQPEDLINYLNSQNATNINITFKIYEEMHENIKISENLDSPLYDVALVDLIWIPELAKNHMLYPLDNLINKKYLEDIPKNIFNQFKYNNKIWAFPYLTNIQHFFVNKEILKKAGFNEAPKTLEEMEHQAKVIKEKGILEYPIVDSWTNEEVLMCEFTWLLGAFGGKYYENNSLKVNTKEAINALSFMKRLLDEKLINPLSLEFKEDDVLNVFINGDAAFTTNWTYQSRYMEDSRYSKIIKKGSLELIPVSNKTNKKTVSVSGFQGLAILKNSKNIKGSIEAIKLFTKKEFFKKFNYEIPLYKSMYTDYSKEKYYNEKKLTELQNIVNRPSLVKYNEFSKILRRYIYMALKGLISPKEALNKAQKEIEGMN is encoded by the coding sequence ATGAAAAAATACATTTTTATATTGATTATAATAATATCATATTCAATAATATTCAGTGTTAATTTTTTGTACATGTATCAAGCAGGATATCAGCCAGAAGACTTAATAAATTATTTAAATTCACAAAATGCAACTAATATAAATATTACTTTTAAAATTTATGAAGAAATGCACGAAAACATCAAAATTTCTGAAAATTTAGATTCTCCATTATATGATGTTGCTCTAGTTGATTTAATATGGATACCAGAATTAGCAAAAAATCATATGTTATACCCTCTTGATAACTTAATAAATAAAAAATATTTAGAAGATATTCCCAAAAATATATTTAATCAATTTAAATATAATAATAAGATATGGGCTTTTCCATATTTAACTAATATACAACATTTTTTTGTGAATAAAGAAATATTAAAAAAAGCTGGATTCAATGAAGCTCCAAAAACATTAGAAGAAATGGAACATCAAGCAAAAGTAATTAAAGAAAAAGGGATTTTAGAATATCCAATTGTTGATTCTTGGACAAATGAAGAAGTTTTGATGTGTGAATTCACTTGGTTATTGGGAGCTTTTGGAGGTAAATACTATGAAAATAATTCTTTAAAAGTAAATACAAAAGAAGCAATAAATGCTCTATCTTTCATGAAAAGGTTATTAGATGAAAAATTAATAAATCCACTATCTCTTGAATTTAAAGAAGATGATGTTTTAAATGTATTTATTAATGGTGATGCTGCTTTTACCACTAATTGGACATATCAATCAAGATATATGGAAGATTCAAGATATTCAAAAATAATTAAAAAGGGTAGTCTTGAATTAATTCCTGTTTCCAATAAAACTAATAAAAAAACTGTTTCAGTAAGTGGTTTTCAAGGATTAGCTATATTAAAAAATTCTAAAAATATTAAAGGTTCAATTGAAGCTATAAAACTTTTTACTAAAAAAGAATTTTTTAAAAAGTTTAATTATGAAATCCCGCTGTATAAGAGCATGTATACAGATTATTCTAAAGAAAAATATTACAATGAAAAAAAATTAACAGAATTACAAAATATAGTAAATAGACCTTCTTTGGTAAAATATAATGAATTTTCAAAGATATTAAGAAGATATATTTATATGGCTTTAAAAGGATTAATAAGTCCAAAAGAAGCTTTAAATAAAGCTCAAAAAGAAATTGAAGGTATGAATTAA
- a CDS encoding transposase has translation MNILINKHGKKHIKHLYDFDKVSKSGYYNHFNYNISFKRHKGARQIKMTLKSFFDTIFNLKKIRRLMKKFGLFCPIRKKNESVKISVY, from the coding sequence ATAAATATATTAATTAATAAACATGGAAAAAAGCATATTAAACATTTATATGATTTTGATAAAGTTTCTAAGAGTGGTTATTATAATCATTTTAATTATAATATTTCTTTTAAAAGACACAAAGGAGCTAGACAAATAAAAATGACTTTAAAATCTTTTTTTGATACAATTTTTAATCTTAAAAAGATTAGAAGACTTATGAAAAAATTTGGCTTATTTTGTCCTATTAGAAAAAAGAATGAGTCTGTAAAGATTAGTGTGTATTAG
- a CDS encoding ABC-2 transporter permease: MKDNFNRIINIKNLMLKDIIFNQKPFMLGIAFSLFACIAFQFDSDPNPTLALYMSLMVLFTNFIGKSCSSEEKDNIYNYLKAIPIRKTDIVLAKYLNSILVILITFLLYFLASIILPLFGINSLMIGLNLSILLISIYILYCSIYLFIFFKYNYSSAQNTVLIVFILMFIILKFFKNKAKIHLVGILRIDLIYIVILMSLVLFLISYKLSSKYFISKSNKDSIKSSFNLKIKSILERMGLS; encoded by the coding sequence ATGAAAGATAATTTTAATAGAATTATAAACATTAAAAATTTAATGTTGAAAGATATAATATTTAATCAAAAACCTTTTATGTTAGGTATAGCTTTTTCTTTATTTGCTTGTATAGCATTTCAGTTTGATTCAGATCCAAATCCAACTTTGGCATTGTATATGAGCTTGATGGTTTTATTCACAAATTTTATTGGAAAATCGTGTTCATCAGAAGAGAAAGATAATATTTATAATTATTTGAAAGCAATTCCTATTAGAAAAACGGATATTGTTCTTGCTAAATATTTGAACAGCATATTAGTTATTCTTATAACTTTTTTACTATATTTCTTGGCTTCTATCATACTTCCATTATTTGGAATAAATTCATTGATGATAGGTTTAAATTTATCAATATTGCTAATTAGCATTTATATATTGTATTGTTCAATTTATTTATTCATCTTCTTTAAATATAATTATTCTAGTGCACAAAATACTGTACTAATAGTTTTTATATTAATGTTTATTATTCTGAAATTTTTTAAAAATAAAGCTAAAATCCATTTGGTAGGTATTTTACGAATTGATTTAATATATATAGTAATTTTAATGTCGTTAGTTCTGTTTTTAATATCATATAAGTTATCTAGTAAATATTTTATTAGTAAATCTAATAAGGATAGTATTAAAAGTTCCTTTAATCTTAAAATTAAGAGTATTTTAGAAAGGATGGGATTGTCATAA
- a CDS encoding ABC transporter ATP-binding protein encodes MNQSYILEIKGLRKEYSKFTLNNINVELEKGSIMGFIGPNGAGKSTTIKSILNIISYDSGEIIINGINSKDNEVSTKEIIGYVGDETSLYSQNYAKSVYKFIRRFYKNWDDEVFNSLIRKFNLNLDKKVKEFSKGMKAQFMLALSLSHHAKLFILDEPTSGLDPVIRAEILDIIFNTVKEEGASVFFSSHITEDIQKIADSVTYINNGNILLSDKKVNILSNYKQVDFNQDISCEFEKKLTFYRNKKLIIHKSKIEEVINLAKSYNIDSRKIEFTTPLLDEILLNLIKKQN; translated from the coding sequence ATGAATCAGAGCTATATATTAGAGATTAAAGGATTAAGAAAAGAGTACTCTAAGTTTACACTAAATAATATAAATGTAGAACTTGAAAAAGGGTCTATTATGGGTTTTATTGGACCAAATGGTGCAGGAAAAAGTACTACTATAAAATCAATATTGAATATTATTTCTTATGATAGTGGAGAGATAATTATTAATGGGATAAATTCTAAAGATAATGAAGTATCTACAAAGGAAATTATAGGATATGTTGGAGATGAAACAAGCTTGTATTCTCAAAACTATGCGAAAAGTGTATATAAGTTTATAAGAAGGTTTTACAAAAATTGGGATGATGAAGTATTTAATAGCTTGATTAGGAAATTTAATTTAAATTTAGATAAAAAAGTTAAAGAGTTTTCCAAAGGGATGAAAGCACAGTTTATGCTTGCATTATCACTTTCACATCATGCAAAACTATTTATATTAGATGAACCTACCTCAGGATTAGATCCTGTTATTAGAGCTGAAATATTGGATATTATTTTTAATACGGTAAAGGAAGAAGGTGCTTCAGTGTTTTTCTCTTCACATATAACAGAAGATATACAAAAAATTGCAGATAGTGTTACATATATAAATAACGGAAATATACTCCTATCTGATAAAAAGGTTAATATATTATCTAATTATAAACAAGTTGATTTTAATCAAGATATTTCTTGTGAATTTGAAAAAAAGCTTACTTTTTATAGAAATAAGAAATTGATTATACATAAATCAAAAATAGAAGAAGTAATAAATTTGGCTAAAAGTTATAATATTGATTCTAGGAAAATAGAGTTTACTACTCCTTTACTAGATGAAATATTATTAAACTTAATCAAGAAACAAAATTAA
- a CDS encoding S41 family peptidase, translating to MINNNFNVHNLKKDIFTTVWEKVNDVYPLFYERKINWHEIRNRYKEKINNVNSFPDLYDILNNMLLQLRDPHTKIYSSYTNNEKLPPLIFTFKENDLYVYYTLNNSPTIKPGMKVSKIDGLSIEKHMEKMRYKINFTSLNMRNNAFESELIKYIKSKSVNIEVIGHNDKASIHNISPIDNPILVNKKLSNNISTLEIKYCNSRIIDNIGYIKIHNFSNKKVISDFQEEVYKCKGCASFIIDIRSNSGGLIDVAKEITSMLSMQEKVILYKISRKKNVKGYKYEKPKPIVIRPKNSIKYKKLAILCNEKTSSSAEYILLNTLIHSSNNIKVFGTKTAGFAHEATRYTLFDKSILQVTTSKYLDKNKVLLKEDGISPDYIVKISIDDLIKGRDTVLDCAIEFCTK from the coding sequence ATGATCAATAATAATTTTAATGTTCATAACTTAAAAAAGGATATATTTACAACAGTATGGGAAAAAGTTAATGATGTATATCCTCTTTTTTATGAAAGAAAAATAAATTGGCATGAAATACGAAATAGATATAAAGAAAAAATTAATAACGTTAATTCTTTTCCAGATTTATATGATATATTAAATAATATGCTTTTGCAACTTAGAGATCCTCATACAAAAATATATAGTTCCTATACTAATAACGAAAAATTACCACCTCTTATATTTACCTTTAAGGAAAATGATTTATATGTTTATTATACATTAAACAATAGTCCAACTATTAAACCTGGAATGAAGGTTTCTAAAATTGATGGATTAAGTATAGAAAAACATATGGAAAAAATGAGATATAAAATTAACTTTACATCATTAAACATGAGAAACAATGCATTTGAAAGTGAATTGATAAAGTATATTAAGTCTAAATCAGTTAATATTGAAGTGATAGGACATAACGATAAAGCTAGTATTCACAATATATCTCCTATAGACAATCCTATATTAGTCAATAAAAAATTAAGTAATAATATCAGTACCTTAGAAATAAAATATTGTAATTCTAGAATTATTGATAATATTGGATATATAAAAATCCATAATTTTTCTAATAAAAAAGTGATTTCTGATTTTCAAGAAGAAGTTTACAAGTGTAAAGGGTGTGCTTCTTTTATTATAGATATTAGGTCTAATAGTGGTGGATTAATAGATGTTGCAAAAGAAATAACATCAATGCTTTCTATGCAAGAAAAAGTTATACTATATAAGATTTCAAGGAAGAAAAATGTGAAAGGATATAAGTATGAAAAACCTAAGCCCATAGTAATACGTCCTAAAAATTCAATTAAATACAAAAAATTAGCAATACTTTGCAATGAAAAAACTTCTAGTTCTGCTGAATATATATTGTTGAATACATTGATTCATTCAAGTAATAACATAAAAGTATTTGGAACAAAAACAGCAGGTTTTGCTCACGAAGCGACTAGGTATACTCTTTTTGATAAGTCAATATTACAAGTAACTACTAGTAAGTATCTAGATAAGAATAAAGTGCTTTTAAAAGAAGATGGAATATCTCCTGATTATATAGTAAAAATTTCAATAGATGATCTGATAAAGGGTAGAGATACCGTCTTAGATTGTGCAATAGAATTTTGTACAAAGTGA
- a CDS encoding radical SAM/SPASM domain-containing protein, which produces MRYFRLNMGSFLIKGKEYGAIYDTLTGNIIRITKHNYEVLESCENNNDIDELNKEDFLFLEKLYELNVGMFYSKPIYIEKLSIYDDGVKERFSKYSYIIKNLFIEFTNRCNLECKFCNEDDEVVFRKTGCKKWKLKGEIIDIDKILDIISQAKKLGCESLYLIGGEPFMFINKIKKITNYSHSIGINNITIFTNGTILDDNILAFLKKNNVNLIVQILGSSDNVYKAITKKEKLASKIYDNVISLAKNNINYSLSILINSFNENEIEEIIKKYNSVIDRTKIRIDYIYPNKSNKYHSEKYKELMYSKEKTLSKISLIQFLTNRYKHNCYGNQIAITGDGEVIPCIMSRKLVLGNIRENKLVNILRNSNYKELYKLTKDKIDKCKNCELRYGCFDCRALESNADNNLLGIKYCKYADNY; this is translated from the coding sequence ATGAGATATTTCAGATTAAATATGGGAAGTTTTTTAATTAAAGGAAAAGAATATGGAGCCATATATGATACTTTAACTGGTAATATTATTCGCATAACAAAACATAATTATGAGGTGTTAGAAAGTTGTGAGAATAATAATGATATTGATGAACTTAATAAAGAGGATTTTTTGTTTTTAGAGAAGTTATATGAATTAAATGTAGGTATGTTTTATAGTAAGCCTATTTATATTGAAAAGTTGTCAATTTATGATGATGGGGTTAAAGAAAGGTTTTCAAAATATAGTTATATAATAAAAAATTTATTTATAGAATTTACTAATAGATGTAATCTTGAATGTAAATTTTGCAACGAGGATGATGAGGTAGTATTTAGGAAAACTGGATGTAAAAAATGGAAATTAAAAGGAGAGATTATAGATATAGATAAAATATTAGATATAATATCACAAGCTAAAAAGTTAGGCTGTGAGAGTTTGTATTTAATTGGTGGTGAACCCTTTATGTTTATAAATAAAATAAAAAAAATAACAAATTATTCACATAGTATTGGAATCAATAATATAACAATATTTACAAATGGAACTATTCTTGATGATAATATATTAGCTTTTTTGAAAAAAAATAATGTAAATCTAATTGTACAGATTTTAGGGAGTAGTGATAATGTTTATAAAGCAATAACAAAGAAAGAAAAATTAGCATCTAAAATATATGATAATGTTATTTCTTTAGCAAAGAATAATATAAATTATTCATTAAGTATTTTAATTAATTCTTTTAATGAAAATGAGATAGAAGAAATTATAAAAAAATATAATTCAGTAATAGATAGAACAAAGATAAGAATTGATTATATATATCCTAATAAATCAAATAAATATCATTCTGAAAAATATAAAGAATTGATGTATAGTAAGGAAAAGACTTTATCTAAAATTTCATTGATTCAGTTCTTAACAAATAGATATAAGCATAATTGCTATGGAAATCAAATAGCTATTACAGGTGATGGAGAAGTAATTCCATGTATAATGTCTAGGAAACTTGTTTTAGGAAACATAAGAGAAAATAAATTAGTAAATATTTTGAGAAATAGTAATTATAAGGAATTGTATAAGTTAACAAAAGATAAAATAGACAAGTGCAAGAATTGTGAATTAAGGTATGGATGTTTTGATTGTCGTGCACTTGAAAGTAATGCAGATAATAATTTATTAGGTATAAAATATTGCAAATATGCAGACAATTATTAA
- a CDS encoding IS110 family transposase has translation MFVGIDVSKDKLDYFLENSIKGIVDNSIDGYEKLVSIFKDKDVAFALESTGIYSKNIFIFLKSHGFNDLFFVAPANVSNTRKILNWAKTDKLDSKIIQKTALKFPENLTPFVSKDSFFESLRELTRSRYHISHQLVQKKLILLN, from the coding sequence TTGTTTGTTGGTATCGATGTTTCTAAAGATAAGCTTGATTATTTTCTTGAAAATTCTATCAAAGGTATTGTTGATAATTCTATTGATGGTTATGAGAAACTTGTTTCTATTTTCAAAGATAAAGATGTTGCTTTTGCTTTGGAGTCTACAGGAATTTATTCTAAAAATATCTTCATTTTTCTTAAGTCTCATGGCTTTAATGATTTATTCTTTGTTGCTCCAGCTAATGTTTCTAATACCAGAAAGATTCTTAATTGGGCTAAAACTGACAAGCTAGATTCTAAAATTATTCAAAAAACTGCTCTTAAATTCCCTGAGAATCTCACTCCTTTTGTTTCTAAAGATTCTTTTTTTGAATCTCTTAGAGAACTTACTCGTTCTAGATACCATATTTCTCATCAATTAGTGCAGAAAAAACTTATCTTGCTGAACTAA
- a CDS encoding transposase, which translates to MVNINNFSSDSKLSSYAGLRWDLNDSGKNTNNHKGLSKKGNKYLRYYFYQASSLAIIHDPVLKSYYKMKRAQGKSHKAAVVLSARKLLRSIFFMLKKMSLIFFLNYLNLLRRPSFLKIFHSSNIFTF; encoded by the coding sequence ATTGTTAATATTAATAATTTTTCTTCAGATTCCAAACTTTCTTCTTACGCAGGGTTACGTTGGGATTTAAATGATTCTGGTAAAAATACCAACAATCACAAAGGGTTATCTAAAAAAGGTAATAAATATTTGCGTTATTACTTTTATCAGGCTTCTTCTTTAGCCATTATTCATGACCCTGTCCTTAAGTCTTATTACAAAATGAAGAGAGCTCAAGGAAAATCTCATAAAGCTGCTGTTGTTTTATCTGCTAGAAAACTTCTTAGAAGTATTTTCTTTATGCTAAAAAAAATGTCCCTTATATTCTTTTTGAATTATCTCAATCTTTTAAGAAGACCGTCCTTTTTAAAGATTTTTCATAGTAGTAACATTTTTACATTTTAA
- a CDS encoding radical SAM/SPASM domain-containing protein — translation MFIPRSMLLPTSENVFNDMLMRTSISQLYIIVTEDCNLRCKYCIFSDNYPHTHGYSSQKMTFEIAKKAIDYYLDLYKEKQAYGLGSNPVISFYGGEPLLEFNLIKEIVKYAKELNDNFEFYITTNGTIMNDEIINFLISNSVKITVSLDGYKENHDRNRVFINNKRSFDVIIKNLTKLQEEKEKRGSNQPISFNCCYDNYTDMVKVVDFFSHARLGGAATFYAQISPYDTSYYDHCDDLNKKGFIKENIDTKNQSIKKLLEEYKEKLSKNEKVPEPLKFLFTSMFYIKNAPRGQQGPLGNACIPGSKIAVAPDGNYYLCEKMNETHPIGNVNDGLEWYKIQKIIKDYLEIIEKNCSNCNVKRLCECCYVHLNMNGDGVFKFNKEFCKENKEGIPLMLKTLYSLLEKIPNALSFNDNEKANLSKDFTLLEL, via the coding sequence ATGTTTATACCAAGATCTATGCTGTTACCAACTAGTGAAAATGTATTTAATGATATGTTGATGAGAACATCTATTTCTCAATTATATATAATTGTAACTGAAGATTGCAATTTAAGATGTAAATACTGCATATTTTCTGATAATTATCCACATACTCATGGATATTCATCACAAAAAATGACATTTGAAATAGCAAAGAAGGCAATAGATTATTATCTAGATTTATATAAAGAGAAGCAAGCCTATGGGTTGGGAAGTAATCCTGTTATAAGTTTTTATGGAGGAGAACCATTACTAGAATTTAATTTAATTAAAGAAATAGTTAAGTATGCTAAGGAATTAAATGACAATTTCGAATTTTATATTACAACTAATGGAACTATTATGAATGATGAAATTATTAACTTTCTTATAAGCAATAGTGTTAAGATAACTGTGAGCTTAGATGGATATAAAGAAAATCATGATAGAAACAGGGTTTTTATAAATAATAAGAGATCTTTTGATGTTATAATTAAAAACCTTACAAAACTACAAGAAGAAAAGGAAAAAAGAGGTAGTAATCAGCCAATTTCATTTAATTGTTGTTATGATAATTATACTGACATGGTAAAGGTTGTGGATTTCTTCTCACATGCACGACTAGGTGGGGCTGCTACATTCTATGCTCAAATAAGTCCTTATGACACAAGTTACTATGATCATTGTGACGATTTAAATAAAAAAGGTTTTATAAAAGAGAATATTGATACTAAGAATCAGAGTATAAAGAAACTTCTTGAAGAATATAAAGAAAAACTATCTAAAAATGAAAAAGTTCCAGAACCATTAAAATTTTTATTTACTTCTATGTTTTATATTAAAAATGCTCCAAGGGGGCAACAAGGACCATTAGGAAATGCTTGTATACCAGGGAGTAAAATAGCAGTTGCACCAGATGGAAATTATTATTTGTGCGAGAAAATGAATGAAACACATCCTATTGGGAATGTAAATGATGGATTAGAATGGTATAAAATACAAAAAATTATAAAAGACTACTTAGAAATCATAGAAAAGAATTGTAGTAATTGTAATGTAAAACGACTTTGTGAATGTTGCTATGTGCATCTAAATATGAATGGCGATGGAGTATTCAAATTTAACAAAGAATTTTGTAAAGAAAATAAAGAGGGAATCCCTTTAATGTTAAAGACTTTATATTCATTACTTGAAAAAATACCTAATGCATTATCATTCAATGATAATGAAAAAGCAAATTTAAGTAAAGACTTTACTTTATTAGAATTATAG
- a CDS encoding IS256 family transposase, whose translation MGNVLQEIIKEMVRKGEIRTIKDIKELTKSLTGNLIQEVLEAELEDELGYGKYDREKKNTENSRNGYRKKNLKSSSGMIELMVPRDRKGEYEPKIVPKYSNDISEIEEKIISLYARGMTTRDISDQIMDLYGFEVSAELVSKITNKLMPLIKDWQERPLHEIYTFVFLDAIYFNVREDGRIGKKAAYVIIGVDIDGIKDVLGIYVGEVESAKFWMGVLNNLKNRGVKDILVASIDGLSGFEQAINATFPQTMIQRCIIHQIRNTLKYVPHKDRKEFAKDLKTIYTALDEKTGYDNLTNVINKWGDKYYASLRSWEKNWHLLSTFFQFSDGVRKIMYTTNIIESLNRQFRKATKTKSIFPNDDAVLKSLYLTTKNVTKKWTARFHNWNAVISELAILFEDRLKDYL comes from the coding sequence ATGGGAAATGTACTACAGGAAATAATAAAGGAAATGGTAAGGAAAGGAGAAATCCGAACAATAAAGGATATAAAGGAGTTAACAAAATCACTGACAGGAAATCTGATCCAGGAAGTACTGGAAGCGGAACTCGAAGACGAGCTGGGCTATGGCAAGTATGACAGAGAAAAGAAAAATACAGAAAATTCAAGAAATGGCTACAGGAAGAAGAATTTAAAGAGTAGTAGCGGTATGATAGAATTAATGGTACCTCGAGACAGGAAGGGAGAATATGAACCCAAAATAGTTCCAAAGTATTCGAATGATATTTCAGAGATAGAGGAAAAAATAATAAGTTTGTACGCAAGAGGAATGACCACCAGGGATATATCTGATCAGATAATGGATTTGTACGGATTTGAAGTATCAGCTGAACTGGTGAGCAAGATAACAAATAAGCTTATGCCATTAATAAAAGACTGGCAGGAAAGACCATTACACGAAATATACACCTTCGTTTTCTTGGATGCAATATACTTCAACGTTAGAGAGGACGGAAGGATAGGAAAGAAGGCTGCTTATGTAATAATAGGTGTTGACATAGACGGAATTAAAGATGTGCTCGGGATATATGTTGGTGAAGTAGAAAGTGCCAAGTTTTGGATGGGAGTACTTAACAACCTCAAAAACAGAGGAGTTAAGGACATACTTGTAGCTTCAATAGATGGTCTTTCTGGATTCGAGCAGGCTATAAATGCAACCTTCCCGCAAACTATGATACAAAGGTGCATAATCCACCAGATTAGAAACACCCTGAAATATGTTCCTCACAAGGATAGGAAAGAGTTTGCAAAGGACTTAAAGACAATCTATACAGCACTGGATGAAAAGACGGGCTATGATAATCTAACCAATGTAATAAACAAATGGGGAGACAAGTATTACGCTTCATTGAGGAGCTGGGAGAAAAATTGGCACCTATTATCCACCTTCTTTCAGTTCTCAGACGGGGTAAGGAAGATTATGTACACCACGAACATCATAGAGTCACTTAACAGGCAATTCAGGAAGGCTACCAAGACCAAATCAATATTCCCTAATGACGATGCTGTCCTTAAAAGTTTATACCTTACTACCAAAAACGTGACAAAAAAATGGACAGCACGGTTTCACAACTGGAACGCTGTTATTTCCGAACTGGCCATCCTTTTCGAGGATCGTCTTAAAGACTACCTCTGA